The Cellulophaga lytica DSM 7489 nucleotide sequence AATAGAATCTAGTGTTTTTGCAATAAAGGCTTCTTCATTGTGAGCAGGAATTATAATGTAGTACATCATACTTAAAAAGATAAAAAGATATTATTTTTTTCTTTCTGCATATACAATATAATATCTAGGTGTAAAACTACGTAGAATTGGTCTAATGCCAATTTTATTTATAGGATTAGTCCATTTGGCAGAATCTTTTATTTCCCAGCCAGCTTTTTCTAAAAGCCAGTCAAACTGCCAATCTTCAAACTCGTGGTAGTGTCTATCCCATTTATCAGTTTTACTTCTATAGGCAGGAGCAAACCATAAGTTAAGCGGAATGCTAGCAACAAGCTTATCACTCTTTATTTCTTTTAAAATATTAAGTGGAGCTAATAAATGCTCAAAAATTTCAAATGCAGTTACAACTTCTGTTTTAGAAGTAGTTACAGAAGAAAAATCTACGTCTAAATCTTCTCCGCTAGTATTAGTTACATTAAAGCCTTGTGAGGTCATTAATTTAGATAAAGGGTTTTTAACTCCTAAATCTAAAATACTCTCTGTAGTATTAATGTGTTTATTAAGAAACTTTAGCGTATGTTTAAAACGTTTGCTAGGATATGTTTTTTCGTACATTTTAATATCTGTAAACTATGGCATTGATGTTCATACCAGCGCCAACACTCGCAAATATAACAACATCTCCTTTTTTTACAGCGTGATTTTCTAATTTTCCTCTTTTAACCAAATCAAACAGGGTAGGCACGGTAGCAACAGAGCTGTTACCAAGCTTGTAGATATTCATAGGCATAATATCTTCAGGCATTGGTTTGTTGTAAAGTTTGTAAAACCGTTGCACAATTGCTTCATCCATTTTTTCATTGGCTTGGTGTATAAATATTTTTTTTACATCGTTTATATCTACACCACTTTTATCTAAGCAATCTTTCATAGCCTGCGGTACATGAGTAACTGCAAACTCATATATTTTACGGCCGTGCATTTTTATGTACCTAGTATTGTTGTTTTCTTCCTTGTTGTAAGATTCTCCAAAGAACAAGTAATTAGCCTCGTTATGAGCAAAAGTTGCAGCATTGTGTGCTAAAATATCACCTGTATTTTCTGTGTTTTCTACTATTGTTGCCCCAGCACCATCAGAATATATCATAGAGTCTCTATCATAAGGGTCTATAACCCTAGATAAAGTTTCTGCACCAATAACTAAACATTTATTGGCTAGGCCAGCTTTT carries:
- a CDS encoding methyltransferase yields the protein MYEKTYPSKRFKHTLKFLNKHINTTESILDLGVKNPLSKLMTSQGFNVTNTSGEDLDVDFSSVTTSKTEVVTAFEIFEHLLAPLNILKEIKSDKLVASIPLNLWFAPAYRSKTDKWDRHYHEFEDWQFDWLLEKAGWEIKDSAKWTNPINKIGIRPILRSFTPRYYIVYAERKK
- a CDS encoding 3-oxoacyl-ACP synthase III family protein, with protein sequence MHIGITGTGSYIPTITTLNTDFINHTFLNTDGSPIPNSNEVIIEKFKKITGIAERRYAKKELNTSDIAYLAAERAIEDAKIDKETIDYIIVAHNFGDVTYGQTQADTLPSLATRVKHLLQIKNPKCIAYDILFGCPGWIQGMIQAYAFIKAGLANKCLVIGAETLSRVIDPYDRDSMIYSDGAGATIVENTENTGDILAHNAATFAHNEANYLFFGESYNKEENNNTRYIKMHGRKIYEFAVTHVPQAMKDCLDKSGVDINDVKKIFIHQANEKMDEAIVQRFYKLYNKPMPEDIMPMNIYKLGNSSVATVPTLFDLVKRGKLENHAVKKGDVVIFASVGAGMNINAIVYRY